From the genome of Phyllostomus discolor isolate MPI-MPIP mPhyDis1 chromosome 12, mPhyDis1.pri.v3, whole genome shotgun sequence, one region includes:
- the FFAR2 gene encoding free fatty acid receptor 2 — protein sequence MLDSKSSWILAAYTIIFLTGLPANLLALRAFLGRVRQPHPAPVHILLLSLTLADLLLLLLLPFKITEAAYDFRWPLPEVVCALTGFVFYSSIYCSTWLLAGISIERYLGVAFPVRYKLSRRPLYGVIAALVAWIMSFGHCTIVIITQYLNSTQNATENSNFTCYENFNDTQRKFVLPVRLELFLVLFLIPMMVTIFCYWRFVWIMLTQPHVAAQRRRRAVGLAVVTLLNFLVCFGPYNVSHVVGYISNQSPTWRAEAVVLSSLNASLDPLLFYFSSSDVRRAFGKGLQVLRRQGSSLLGRRGKEMAEMTNGDRGVSQAEGAPSSDFTTD from the coding sequence TTATCTTCCTCACTGGTCTCCCTGCCAACCTCCTGGCACTGCGGGCCTTCCTGGGCCGGGTCCGACAGCCCCACCCTGCACCTGTCCACATCCTCCTGCTCAGCCTGACTCTGGCGgatctcctcctgctgctgctgctgcccttcaAGATCACTGAAGCTGCATATGACTTCAGATGGCCTCTGCCTGAGGTAGTCTGTGCCCTCACAGGTTTCGTCTTCTACAGCAGCATCTACTGCAGCACATGGCTGCTGGCAGGCATCAGCATCGAGCGCTACCTGGGGGTGGCTTTCCCCGTGCGGTACAAGCTGTCCCGCCGGCCTCTGTATGGAGTGATTGCTGCTCTGGTTGCCTGGATCATGTCCTTTGGTCATTGTACCATCGTGATCATCACTCAGTACTTGAACTCAACACAGAATGCCACAGAAAACTCAAATTTTACCTGCTATGAGAACTTCAACGACACACAGCGGAAATTTGTGCTTCCTGTGAGACTGGAGCTCTTCCTCGTCCTCTTCTTGATCCCCATGATGGTCACCATCTTCTGCTACTGGCGCTTTGTGTGGATCATGCTCACCCAGCCCCACGTGGCGGCCCAGAGGCGGCGCCGAGCTGTAGGGCTGGCGGTTGTGACACTCCTTAATTTCCTGGTGTGCTTTGGGCCTTATAATGTGTCCCACGTGGTGGGGTATATCAGCAACCAGAGCCCCACATGGCGAGCGGAAGCTGTGGTATTAAGTTCCCTCAACGCCAGCCTGGACCCCctgcttttctatttctcttcttcagATGTGCGCCGAGCCTTTGGTAAAGGGCTTCAGGTCCTGCGGCGTCAGGGCTCCTCTCTGTTGGGACGCAGAGGCAAAGAGATGGCAGAGATGACAAATGGGGACAGGGGTGTGAGTCAAGCAGAAGGAGCACCGAGTTCTGACTTCACCACAGACTAG